From Acidobacteriota bacterium, a single genomic window includes:
- the hemC gene encoding hydroxymethylbilane synthase, whose protein sequence is MQKITIGTRGSLLALWQTNWVKTQIEQLHPGIEVEIKVISTKGDRVLDVSLPKLGEQGKGLFTKELEDAILEHRVDLAVHSLKDLPTELPAGLRIGAICEREDVRDAIVARGPVNSFSELPERALIGTSSLRRRSQLLAARPDLTIEPVRGNVDTRLRKLDEGQFDAIVLASAGLHRLGHANRITEYLSEDLVLPAVGQGALAIETRADDSATGEIIRALDHAATRLACGAERAFLKGLGGGCLVPIAALATIESEVMTLTGLVATPDGTQVVRDRRSGPSRDAELIGRQLADELLARGAERLLGSSRSDRPG, encoded by the coding sequence ATTCAGAAGATCACTATCGGAACACGCGGCAGCCTGCTGGCATTGTGGCAAACCAACTGGGTCAAGACTCAGATAGAGCAGCTCCATCCGGGCATCGAAGTTGAGATCAAAGTCATTTCAACAAAAGGCGACCGCGTGCTCGACGTCTCGCTTCCAAAGCTCGGCGAGCAAGGCAAGGGGCTGTTCACCAAAGAACTGGAAGACGCTATCCTCGAACACCGCGTGGACCTCGCTGTTCATAGTCTCAAGGACCTGCCCACCGAACTCCCGGCTGGCTTGCGCATTGGCGCCATATGCGAGCGCGAAGACGTGCGCGATGCGATTGTCGCTCGCGGCCCGGTCAACTCTTTCAGCGAACTGCCCGAGCGCGCCCTGATCGGCACAAGCAGTCTTCGCCGCCGGTCGCAGCTTCTGGCGGCGCGGCCTGATCTTACTATCGAGCCTGTTCGAGGCAACGTCGACACGCGGCTCCGCAAGCTCGACGAAGGTCAGTTCGATGCCATCGTGCTGGCCAGCGCGGGTCTTCATCGGCTTGGACATGCCAATCGCATAACCGAATACCTCAGCGAAGACCTCGTCCTGCCGGCAGTCGGTCAGGGCGCGCTTGCGATTGAGACTCGCGCTGACGATTCTGCGACCGGCGAGATCATTCGCGCGCTCGATCACGCGGCGACCCGCCTGGCTTGCGGTGCAGAGCGCGCCTTCCTGAAGGGTCTGGGCGGTGGGTGCCTGGTTCCGATTGCGGCTCTTGCGACGATTGAGTCCGAGGTGATGACTTTGACCGGACTGGTCGCGACGCCTGATGGTACGCAAGTCGTGCGCGATCGGCGCAGCGGTCCATCGCGGGATGCTGAATTGATCGGCCGGCAGCTTGCGGATGAGTTGCTCGCACGTGGAGCTGAAAGGCTACTCGGTTCGTCGAGATCTGATCGTCCTGGTTGA